In Sardina pilchardus chromosome 8, fSarPil1.1, whole genome shotgun sequence, the genomic window tgggcactcagacccgtATATGGCACCGCTTACCCTTATCGCTCATCATTACTGCAAGGGACATAAGTTACCATTGCATAGATGCAGAGAATCCAACAGCTCTCACTGATGTACCTATGTGGAGTTTTACTATTAGAGGAGAATTCCCAATAGGACACAGTGCTTTCAGTCATCCAAAGGCCTAATGGCATCCATACATTTCACCTGCATAATTATACCTTAAACATTTCACTGACACGTAGCACTACTACCTAAGACTGTCGACTTGTATGTGACCATCCACTACCTAAGGGAAACCATACAATCATCATTTCGAAAACAAACATCGATCAATCATTTTTAAGCAAGCAAATAATATGCAGCTCTACATGCCATTAGCTTGCACCTGCAACAAACACTTGCACGATAACCAAAGTCAAAGTCAGGAAACAGTGGGATTATGATCATAATAGACTTATTAAGTGGTATGGTATGTGACAGATATCCATTTCAGCAACAGAACATCACTCTACTGAGAAAAGCCAGCgcttcagggagagagaggcaggatgtGTTCTTCAAAGACAGCCTCTTCAAAGCCCAAGACAGACCAAACAGCCCGCCACTATTTTCATTCCATTCAGCGAAAAACAATTGGGTGGAGAACATGCTTTGCATCTGACTGGTGAACATTTACACTTCACACACTGTCTGTGatgtgaaagacacacacacacacacacacacacacacacacacacacgcacacgcacgcacacacgcacacacacacacaaagagaagacAAAAATAGACAAGAAAAAATGTCTTATGGACACAACTAAAAGTGTTCAAATTTACAAATAATGTATTATAcattgaaagcacacacacagacactcacagagagagatgggggcagTGGCATACAAACACAGAGGGTTCTCATATGAGTTGCACAGTTGCAGGCACAattatctatctttctttccttctctctctgtcagtctctcttaacccatgcacacacgcacacgcacacgcacacgcacacgcacacgcacacacacacacacacacacacacacacacacacacacacacacacacacacagaccgccAAATTAATAAAGTCTGTTTAACACAGAGGATGAATTAAACATATATAGCTGATCAATGTGACACTGAAGGTCTGGCCATTTACCCATTACAATCATAATCCGCAGCACAAGGACGTGCCACTTAACCCCAAAGTGAGCTCTCGACCACACCGGAGCCAACCCCAGTGTGTCATATAGGCACAGCATGGCGAACTGGTGCTCATTCATGTTTGATACCGTTGGCGTGGCATGATACTAGGTGTGTTATGTGCGCTCcatggagaggatggaggactACATATCGGGCACACAGAATCATCAAAAGGTCATCACTCAGTCAATAGCTCTACAAACAAACCTGTGGCTGCTTTAGCTGTAAGGGTCTCTTGCTGCAGACCTGTGCTCTCTCCATGCCTGTCTGAGTGCTGTTGTAGCCTAACACTGCACACTGAGTTCAATGCATCTATAGGCTACAGAgttataaacataaacagagtGCCCAACTGACTTACTGACATACATCCCACTGACATGTCCCAGATGAGTCAGCCAGTAATGTCCTAATAAAATACATGATATCTTCTGGAGTAAACATGGTGGCATCATCATGACACCTGTTAGGTACAACTGTTGGGTTCTACACTCTGAGAGGTGTTATTTAGAACCAAATTACTTCATATGGCAtccctaaatggttcttcaaACCAGTTTGAaggattcatcaaaggaacccctaagggttctttaaagcatgcatggttctatatactgcagcaccccaagaacctttttttaaaaaagagcgCAGTGTCAGGAACAAGTTTCCATCTAATTTTAAGAACACTTCTATGTTTAGTTTACCACCTGTGGCATTGCAATTACACAGCTGTTTTCGTGTAATTACACAATAACGTTCCGAACAGCACCTAGAAGTTTAGGTTTGTGTATTTTTAATCGGCTGTGAAAGAGATCAATAGAGGCCTACCTGTCCAAAAAGGGAGTTAAGAATTGGGCGCAAATTAAAGTCAGATTCAGAGGATGCTGCGCTGGATCTTCCGGATCGGCGGGAGGACCTGCTGGAGGATGCGGGAACCGGTGAGGACGACGCCGTGGACTGCGCGCATATCTCCGCGCTTAAGGACGAACTTGGTCGGGTGTGTTCGCGTGAGTCAAAGAAAAACGCTGCCTCGTCCGAACCCTCGGTAAAGGACTGGGTCCGGCTGGGCATTCGGGGCGAATTAGAGTACTTGGGTCGCTGCTCCGAAGGCAGATCATCCCGGGCACCTCTGttatggtggtgatgatgatggtggtggtggtggtggtggcgatgCGAGTGTCTGGATGTCTTGCtgtgctccctccctcctcctcctcggttGGCATCCTGCCTCTCCGGGAAGTCCTCTTGGCTGTGCGCTGTGGGCAAAGGAGCGTGGGAATTGCGATAGTGTTGAGACTGGCTCTTCGTCCCACGTCTCCCTGCGCTATCTCGATTACCGATGACTGAGGGGTGACACAGGGGTCTTCGCGAACTAGCATCGCATTCAGCCGACCAGAACGACTCCTCCGCGGCGGCGCTGCCAGCTACCTGGACCGCAGGGGGACGATGGTGAGCCCGCCGGGCTCCGTCAGGCTCCGGGTGATGTGTGGATCTTCGGTTTGCGGCAGAAGATCTCAGCAAGGAGGTTGTCGATTCGCTTTTCGGGAGCGAGAAGCTCATCTTTGCTTGTCAGATGATCAGATTCGTCAGCGTTTACACGGGGGCTGATGAGTCGTCTCTGGGAAGACATATCATTGTACTTCACCGATTAAGTCGAATGAACGAGATTACGGTGCCATGGCAGTCCAATATAGTCTCGCTCTGACATCTTTGGAGGAGCATGATGCGACCGAAGGAGCCTTTTAAAAGTTGGCTTCTGCCACCTGATAGCTCAACAACGCTGAACCACTATTCTTGTACAGGTCGCGTAGAGATGTGAGTGGGTACAGCATTTTTGTGAgaatgaggagaggaagggagggagagatggagagtgaggcGGGGTGAGGGGGTGAAAAGAGAccgtcagggttttttttttctctcgcatGGCATCACTTAATGAATGTCTATATTCTAGGCGCACTCCTGAGAGTGCGTGCGTATCTCCTACTGCGCAGGAGGCGCCTGTCGTGACCTCGAATATGCTGCAGGGTCGGCAAAAATAACGCTTTGTGCGGAGATGCACAATAGGGACGTGAAGAATGACCTGTAATTAACTGGCAAGAGTTCATTCAACACCCCAACGCATTATGCTCGTGTGAAGGTcaaacacacaggtacagacaGTGTGCCTTATTTAGATCTAACCCTTACCTGGCTCTGTGCTAAACCATGTGATATGCTATGAATGCATGTAGAATTTGACCATAATAAAACAATTCTCAAAGCAGGACTATTACTTCATGTTTTGTTTGGGTATTGTCTTCAGTTACAGGGTTACAGGGTTAACACATGTA contains:
- the cabp1a gene encoding calcium-binding protein 1a; the encoded protein is MSFSLPKSESTTSLLRSSAANRRSTHHPEPDGARRAHHRPPAVQVAGSAAAEESFWSAECDASSRRPLCHPSVIGNRDSAGRRGTKSQSQHYRNSHAPLPTAHSQEDFPERQDANRGGGGREHSKTSRHSHRHHHHHHHHHHHHNRGARDDLPSEQRPKYSNSPRMPSRTQSFTEGSDEAAFFFDSREHTRPSSSLSAEICAQSTASSSPVPASSSRSSRRSGRSSAASSESDFNLRPILNSLFGQDRELRPEEIDELREAFREFDKDKDGYIGCKDLGNCMRTMGYMPTEMELIELSQQINMNLGGHVDFDDFVELMGPKLLAETADMIGVKELRDAFKEFDTNGDGEISTSELREAMRKLLGQQVGHRDLEDILRDIDLNGDGRVDFEEFVRMMSR